The Gemmatimonadota bacterium genome segment GCCTCACGCGCGCGCTCGCCGGCGCGGTTGAACCAGGCGGCCAGCCGGCGGTAGCCGTCCAGGTCGCGGCGCTCCGCTTCGGGCAGCCAGGCGACGATCAGGTAGCGGTGCCCCATGACGTGGGCGGCCTCTAGCGTGCGCTCGAACTCTCCGCGCAGCAACTCGAGCGGCAGGTGCGCCGAGGGGGCGGCTAGGCCGAGCCGGTCCAGCGCCGTCCTGACCTGCTGCGGCGTGTGGCCGAAGTAGCCGGCGAACTCGACCTCGCGGTAGCCGATCTCGGCCACGCGCGCCAGCGTGCCCTGGAAGTCCTGGCGCAGCCTGGTGCGAAGCGTATAGAGCTGCACGCCGATGCGCTCGAGCACGGGCGCGGCGGATACGCTGGACGAGCGCGCCTTCGCCGGGCGGGGCGAGGCCTCGCCGCGCCCGAACTGCAGGCTCTTCCCTTGCCCGGTGCGGCCTGTGCCCAGGCCCGCCGCGGCCAGCAGGCTAAAAAAAGTGCGACGTTTCATTCCCTATCCGCACCACCCGGGAGGACCATGCTTCACTGGGATGAGGTGAAGCGGGGCACGGTCACGGCCGCCAGGTGCCCTGCGCCACGGCGGGGATGAACTCCTCCAGCTTCTCGGGCGGGAAGCGCAGGGTACGCCCTTGCTCGGCGCTCATGTAGGCGGCCATGAGCAGCTTCACCACCTCGAGGCCGTGGTCCCAGGTGAGCAGGGGCGTCTGGCCGCGCAGGAAGGCGCGGGTGAAGTGGCGGTCCTCGGCCTGGTAGCCGTAGGCGGCCGCCTCATCGGCGACCAGCGGCATGAGTCCGACTTCCGCGTTCTGCTTCTCTACCAGGTCCTCGCCCGCGGCGCCGCGCACCTCGCGGCTGAAGAAGAGCTTCAGCCCGGTGTCCAGCGAGTTCCAGGACATGGAGTACTCGGGGCCCAGCAGTTCCGCGGAGAGGCGGAGCCCGGGGCCGACGAAGCTCCAGGACGTTGTCGCCTCACCTAGCACACGGCGGCCCTCCACCGTCTCGAACTCGATGGTCATACTGGCAAAGTCCTCGGCGGGCGCGCTCAGATAGTCCACCTCGGGGCCCATCCGGCGGGAGAGCCGGTCGGCGTAGTCGGGGCGGGTCCACTTGAGGCTGGCAATGTGGCCGGTCACGCTGACGGGCCGGAGCGAGGAGAGCGGCGCGCCGGGCTCGGTGAGCAGGTGCCAGACGACCAGGGCCGAGTGACACATCATGTCGTTCAGCACGCCGCCGCCCTGGAGCCGCCCCTGCCAGAACCAGGGGGCGTGCGGGCCGCTG includes the following:
- a CDS encoding sugar phosphate isomerase/epimerase, with the translated sequence MKRRTFFSLLAAAGLGTGRTGQGKSLQFGRGEASPRPAKARSSSVSAAPVLERIGVQLYTLRTRLRQDFQGTLARVAEIGYREVEFAGYFGHTPQQVRTALDRLGLAAPSAHLPLELLRGEFERTLEAAHVMGHRYLIVAWLPEAERRDLDGYRRLAAWFNRAGERAREA
- a CDS encoding Gfo/Idh/MocA family oxidoreductase; protein product: MTEQRLGIGMIGSGFNARFHLQAFTAVRDADILGVWSPKRENAEAAAALARRLEVGPARRYGSITEMVEDPRIHALWLCGPNFARVENVEEIVHALERGAGALRGVACEKPLARNVAEAEKVAGLVRRAGLAHGYLENQVFAPQVAQGHAMLWARGAGLTGRPYLARAAEEHSGPHAPWFWQGRLQGGGVLNDMMCHSALVVWHLLTEPGAPLSSLRPVSVTGHIASLKWTRPDYADRLSRRMGPEVDYLSAPAEDFASMTIEFETVEGRRVLGEATTSWSFVGPGLRLSAELLGPEYSMSWNSLDTGLKLFFSREVRGAAGEDLVEKQNAEVGLMPLVADEAAAYGYQAEDRHFTRAFLRGQTPLLTWDHGLEVVKLLMAAYMSAEQGRTLRFPPEKLEEFIPAVAQGTWRP